From bacterium, a single genomic window includes:
- the selA gene encoding L-seryl-tRNA(Sec) selenium transferase, with product MSENALRQLPSVGLLLEHPEVAALAQGGARTWVTRLVQRVVEAERARLRAADAANVTDAADAGREDLTRRAVASVLLEHERVLRPSMRRVINATGILVHTNLGRSLHPERAIAWAAEAARHNLDLETDLDANRRGHRGRGVETKLSLLTGAADALVVNNNAAALWLAIRACAGANRVVLSRGEIVAIGGSFRLDEILRETGCELAEVGTTNRTRPQDYREALRPGAVVLKVHRSNFVQQGFVEEVPLRDLADLCRGEGHVLVYDAGSGQLADVAGAGLAGHRTLEQDLADGPDLVTCSGDKLLGGVQAGLVLGRADLVGRLRDHPLRRALRVDKTTLAALDGTLTLYLEGAHLRSVPTLAFLTRTESELERMAGDLLARLDGGAPAGWRAEVVAGLAQVGGGCSADAALPTRLVQWRAPREEIESCHRRLRTGDPAVLARIGQEGLAVDLRALSDDDLPLVAAAVRAAWEHLSGNRREAT from the coding sequence ATGAGCGAGAACGCGCTGCGCCAACTCCCCTCGGTCGGACTGCTCCTGGAGCATCCCGAGGTCGCGGCCCTCGCGCAGGGGGGCGCGCGGACCTGGGTGACCCGGCTCGTGCAGCGCGTCGTCGAGGCGGAGCGCGCGCGCCTGCGCGCCGCCGATGCCGCCAACGTCACCGACGCCGCCGACGCCGGTCGCGAGGACCTGACGCGCCGCGCCGTCGCCTCCGTCCTGCTCGAGCACGAGCGGGTCCTGCGGCCCTCGATGCGCCGCGTGATCAACGCCACGGGCATCCTCGTGCACACGAACCTGGGCCGGTCCCTGCACCCCGAGCGTGCGATCGCCTGGGCCGCCGAGGCGGCGCGGCACAACCTCGACCTCGAGACGGACCTCGACGCCAACCGGCGCGGCCACCGCGGCCGCGGCGTCGAGACGAAGCTGTCGCTGCTGACCGGCGCCGCCGACGCGCTGGTCGTCAACAACAACGCGGCCGCCCTGTGGCTGGCGATCCGCGCCTGCGCCGGCGCGAACCGGGTGGTGCTCTCCCGGGGCGAGATCGTGGCGATCGGCGGCTCGTTCCGGCTGGACGAGATCCTGCGCGAGACCGGCTGCGAACTCGCCGAGGTCGGCACCACCAACCGGACCCGCCCGCAGGATTACCGCGAGGCGCTGCGGCCCGGCGCGGTGGTGCTGAAGGTCCACCGCAGCAACTTCGTCCAGCAGGGGTTCGTCGAGGAGGTCCCGCTGCGCGACCTCGCCGACCTTTGCCGCGGCGAAGGCCACGTCCTGGTCTACGACGCCGGCAGCGGCCAACTCGCCGACGTCGCCGGGGCGGGCCTGGCCGGCCACCGCACGCTGGAGCAGGATCTCGCCGACGGTCCCGATCTGGTGACCTGCAGCGGCGACAAGCTGCTCGGCGGCGTCCAGGCCGGCCTGGTGCTGGGACGGGCCGACCTCGTCGGCCGCCTGCGCGACCACCCGCTGCGCCGGGCCCTGCGCGTCGACAAGACGACGCTCGCGGCCCTCGACGGCACGTTGACCCTCTACCTCGAAGGCGCGCACCTGCGGTCGGTGCCCACGCTGGCCTTCCTGACGCGCACGGAGTCCGAACTGGAGCGGATGGCGGGCGACCTGCTCGCCCGGCTCGACGGCGGCGCCCCGGCCGGCTGGCGCGCGGAGGTCGTCGCGGGCCTCGCCCAGGTGGGTGGCGGCTGCTCCGCCGACGCCGCGCTGCCGACGCGCCTGGTGCAGTGGCGCGCCCCCCGCGAGGAGATCGAAAGCTGCCATCGGCGGCTGCGCACCGGGGATCCCGCGGTGCTGGCCCGCATCGGGCAGGAGGGCCTGGCCGTCGACCTGCGGGCGCTGAGCGACGACGACCTGCCGCTGGTCGCCGCGGCCGTGCGCGCGGCCTGGGAACACCTGAGCGGGAACCGACGGGAGGCCACGTGA